Proteins encoded by one window of Xanthomonas sp. DAR 80977:
- a CDS encoding J domain-containing protein, with product MNWALRWLQLPPDADANAIKRSYAKLLRQHRPDTDPEGFQQLHAAYQAALAWAQARDAASGEEEDEDEDRVPGDAASSGDGVGANDDIGCGNHGDDGDEACPNPTTAPATHSDSLDGQQLDGHQRHPQTDGRAPPLAGRQQPPPSPHPSAAPHAFDPDALCDELLALATRAEPQALQQWLERQPALWSLRDKTQVGWLLCRRLQQRVPPIHNDSFAVLLGFFGLDDIAAGSAAQSLPLLQERLHLVWEVQPENAEALARRVYPTSADQYRVPALMRQLTRPFALPQALWASLLPGRPLALRRLLLRLDQGRLDTLPAPVDRQQVGFWMSATDAGYLTRARLQVGLARCAAGALLLTVVLSLLAALSVLSPEPLSMSYAASRSGMGALAIAALWAAWLLAGTLLRWQSEPESDTRSPAPHWLRWSCVPLLAGIGLGVSEIRGQSLVGGVIATIALLLSMVRLWRRSGRPYRPNSTVLWLAFLTPSLAQSLPVPLGAALALGLWAWDLLRHRRLRWRRS from the coding sequence TTGAACTGGGCGTTGCGGTGGCTGCAGCTGCCGCCGGACGCCGACGCCAACGCGATCAAGCGCAGCTACGCCAAGCTGCTGCGCCAGCATCGCCCGGATACCGACCCGGAAGGCTTCCAGCAACTGCACGCGGCCTACCAGGCGGCGCTGGCCTGGGCGCAGGCGCGCGATGCGGCATCCGGCGAGGAAGAGGACGAAGACGAGGATCGCGTCCCGGGGGACGCGGCGAGCAGCGGCGATGGCGTTGGCGCCAACGATGACATTGGCTGCGGCAATCACGGCGACGACGGTGATGAGGCATGCCCGAATCCGACGACGGCGCCCGCCACGCACAGCGATTCCCTCGATGGCCAGCAACTCGATGGCCACCAGCGCCACCCGCAAACCGACGGCCGCGCCCCGCCCCTGGCCGGGCGGCAACAGCCGCCACCATCACCGCACCCCAGCGCCGCGCCGCACGCGTTCGACCCCGACGCGCTGTGCGACGAACTCCTCGCCCTGGCCACGCGCGCCGAGCCGCAAGCGCTGCAGCAGTGGCTGGAACGCCAACCGGCGCTATGGTCGCTGCGCGACAAGACCCAGGTCGGCTGGCTGCTGTGCCGCCGCTTGCAACAGCGGGTACCGCCGATCCACAACGACAGTTTCGCCGTCCTGCTCGGCTTCTTCGGCCTGGACGACATCGCCGCCGGCAGCGCCGCGCAGAGCTTGCCGCTGCTGCAGGAACGCCTGCACCTGGTCTGGGAAGTGCAGCCGGAAAACGCCGAGGCGCTGGCCCGGCGGGTCTATCCCACCAGCGCCGACCAATACCGGGTGCCCGCGCTGATGCGCCAGCTGACGCGTCCGTTCGCGTTGCCGCAGGCGCTCTGGGCCAGCCTGCTGCCGGGACGGCCGCTGGCCTTGCGGCGCCTGCTGCTGCGCCTGGACCAGGGCCGTCTGGACACGCTGCCGGCACCGGTGGATCGGCAGCAGGTCGGCTTCTGGATGAGCGCCACCGACGCCGGCTACCTGACCCGCGCGCGGCTGCAGGTCGGCCTGGCGCGTTGCGCCGCGGGTGCGCTGCTGCTGACGGTCGTGCTGTCGCTGCTGGCCGCGCTCAGCGTCCTGTCGCCGGAGCCGCTGTCGATGTCCTATGCGGCCTCGCGCAGCGGCATGGGCGCGCTGGCGATCGCGGCGCTGTGGGCGGCGTGGCTGCTCGCCGGCACGCTGCTGCGCTGGCAGAGCGAACCGGAGTCGGACACGCGCTCGCCGGCGCCGCACTGGCTACGCTGGTCGTGCGTTCCGCTGCTGGCGGGCATCGGCCTGGGCGTGAGCGAGATCCGCGGGCAGTCCCTGGTCGGCGGCGTCATCGCCACCATCGCGCTGCTGTTGTCGATGGTGCGGCTATGGCGGCGAAGCGGGCGGCCCTACCGCCCGAACAGCACCGTTCTTTGGCTGGCCTTCCTGACTCCCAGCCTGGCCCAGTCGCTCCCTGTCCCGCTCGGCGCGGCACTGGCGCTGGGCCTGTGGGCATGGGACCTGCTGCGCCACCGCCGGCTGCGCTGGCGGCGTTCCTGA